The Syngnathus scovelli strain Florida chromosome 17, RoL_Ssco_1.2, whole genome shotgun sequence sequence GAAGGAAAAAGATCCACATCTTACCCTTCTGCTCCCGGCCGGCATGGTTCTGTGCGACCTCAACCTGCATTACCTGCCAAAGCTGCGATTCAGACGTAATTCATCTTTTGATAGACTACTTGACAGCTCACGGGCGGCAAGGCAAGGTCACGCCGGCCGATTGTACGGCGCTGGCCAAACAAGATGGAATGCCGTCCCACGCTCGCATATAAGTCCTGTAGGAAATATGCTTGCAcgtggatgacatcatcattcagGTAGAAAATACGGAATTCCAACCAACATAAACAAGCTCCGATAAACAGGCCGCTGAAGGGCTTGTGATTGTGTTCCATACGGGAGACAAATACTTCTCTGGCCAGTGATCGATAATGGAAGAAAGTGGCCGCTAGCCTGGATCCTAATTAGTGGCGAGCGAGAACAGATTAGCCTGCACCTgggcccccctcccccccccatcTTAGCCACGCTCAAACAACAACTCCCTCCCTATCAGCATGGCGTGGGAGGCGATGGGGCGGGCCACGGATACACACCACTGTTTGGACATGAAAAACATCAAACACAACCTCACAGAATAACACAGCTAATCGTTTGTGTCACAAAACAAAGATTTCAATTGCAAAGGTCTTAAAATAATAAGAGAATGGATGGGGTGGATTAACTATTAAGGATTTGTCATGGCAGCTGAGTTGTGTAAGCACACTTGcactaacacacacatgcacagttcAGGGAAAGGTTAGCAAGATGACACTGCGAGTAGATTGCACTTTGTGGGAGTGTGCGTAGGATTCCACACCCGTCTCCCTTTCAGTGTTGTTGTTATGATGTGCTATAAATAGAAAAATACCTGCAATGGGTTTACAGCTTGCACAtggtgtggtgttttttttttttttttttttttaatggccttCATTAAGAAGCACCACACGTTACTGAACTCTACAATTTGGGGGAGGGGTTGTGTTATATTGTCGTTTGGAAAGGTGCTAAAAAGCTCATTGGGGACCAAAAATATCCCATCGGTTGAGTTGTAATTCACAAAGTTGCCCGCTAAGTGGTGCAACTATCACTTTAAATGGGGCTTCATTTCATTTAATGGAAAACATAAAAAGTGGGATTTATTGCAGTAATCTCATTAAAACGCTTATCGTTATTTTTAATACTATATTTATTCTATTAATTTTTTTGTGCATCTCAAATTTTAGTAGTACACTGGCACATATTTTTTTACAAGGcccaaatttttaaaaatattttaacaaatataacttaaaaaaaaaaaaaaaaaaaaaaaaaatatatatatatatatatatatatatatatatatatatatatatatatatatatatatatatatatatataaaatatttagaaaataaaaatatttttaaatattcaatCGTCTCTTGCCGTTTATAAAAAAGTACATAATAAACAGAAAGTTGGAGCCCTGCAACATTTGAAGTAGAAACGACAAATCCTGATCATGTGTGCAGCACTGTACAAAACAGTTGCCAGTAGCATGAAAATCAGTCACACGCAGAAAAAACAGATCAATAGTCATCTACGCACACGCTCACACTATGTTGCGCCGCATGCGTGCAGCCATCCATCCGTGCAGTTTACAGCCAGACACTTCTCGTTAGTGGCCTAATGCCAAGTCATGCCAAACAGCAGTGGCGCTGCCACGGGGCATTTTCGGGACTGGCCGAGGCGTCATAATAGTCACGATCGGATctgaattaaataaatgtgcACTGAATGTGGAATTAAATGACGAGTAAATCGGTCACCATGCATAATGTCTCTATCAGTAACTCGAGATAGATGTTAAAAATGGTTATGCACCTTAGTTTGGGGAGATTCATAAATAGAATAAACAATGCAAGACCAGCAAATGCATATGAAATCTTTTAATAAGAATTGCACCGGCTGCCTACGCATGAACAGACTTTCAGTACTATACATGTTTAGAAAGTGTGCATTGTAATTTTAGTGAAACATAAACTGACAATTTGGATATTGTCTACCCTGTTAGTACGAATAAAGCACGGAAAATAATTGATGAGAATAAACGTGTGTAACGTGAGCTGATATTGCTCTGTAAAGTTTAAAGCAAACATTTGGTCAAGGCAAGAAATGTCCTCTTGTTGCATTCTACCCAGCACCTCATATGGGATGACAATTTATCTACAATGGAAGCGGCAAAGATCAGTAACCCCAAAAGTAAAGCAGCAGAAGGTACGTAAATAACACCACGGTGTGATAACAATTCTCGGCCAACACCTTCTTGATCCCTCGACATTTTGTGTCTGTGATTTTAATTCATGAATGTTAAATAATTTAGGAAGGTTACATAAAATATCACCTCAACAGAAAGCTTGATGAAAGTGAAACATTATTTCCAGTAGGGTCAAATTAGCAGTTCCACCATACAGGATAATGTAGACAAAGCGTGAATGACTGCATGTGTAACAACTCCTTCTCCCCAATCATCAATCAATCTGCATATAGTTGGGCTATATCTCATTTCCCCATATTGAGCGATATATTCAAGTATTGACAGATGTGCAGCGCTCGCTACGTCGTATGCATCCAAGTGCTTCGAAGGCAAACACTTGGAATAGAACAAGAGTAAAAAATAAGCCTCTTTTGCCCCAGCGCCTCTTTAGACCCCCTCGGACTCGTGTGGCGCCAAAGCTGCTGGCAGTGTCGTTCCACACGGACCCTGGAAGTGGTACCTGCGCCAAACCAAAACAATCTGAGCTATGATACAAGCGCCAATGGTGGCGAGGATGTTGTCACACCAACATCTCCCGCATCATTTGATCCTCTTGTACGATCCACTTACGTGAAGTACTCGGACTTTGGTGTTGCTCGTAGGTTAAATTCCGCCACGGGGACGCCCCTGGACGCCACCTGGGGGCCGAACATGGCCGCCGGGTAAACGATTGACGATGTACCCACCTAGCGGGGGGAATGACAGCCCCACATTAGAATATGTGAAATCTACCACAAAAGTGTTTCACATGCACACTACTTACCACCAGACAAAGATCACAGATTTCCAGTTCTTTTTCCACCTTGGTCAGGAGGTGAGAGTCCAACGTCTCTCCGAAAAACACGACGTTGGGCCTCAGCAGACCGTTGCAATCGCTTTCGGAACACCTTGTTAAAAGCACAGTCAAGCTTTTAGGTGATTCAATTCAAAGTCGTTGGAGCCATCAGTCGGTTTCTTCTGTGCTGGCCTACGTGGAATAACTGtgggttttcttttttggggcttTTTAAATAGTCACCAAAATGACTTCAACTtatgttttggggtgttttttgTGTTCTGTCAATGTGAACGTGAAGCCATATGTATCACTTGACATAGAGCATGAAAACAGGCATTTGGACCTGCAGGGCAAATCCAGCCTTAGAACAtcactgccctctagtggttacCTTGCTAAGTAGGAAGTTGAGAGCCCACTACACTTCATGAAATGGGAGGCTAAAGttgaaaatggggaaaaaattataTTGTGCCATTGGGACAAACCTAAAAAATTCTGATAATCCAGTAAAACGTCCTTATTTCTCAATGTTGAAAAATTCCACAGTGATGGCAGCCACTTGTCACACTCCATTTGACTTACCTTGGCAGTTTATCCACTGGAATGTTAGCATCAGGCACATTTGGGTCAGGTGAACTGCATGAGAAGAAAAATGGTGAAGATGGAAGAGCAAAGTGTGCGTTGTGCTTTTAgaattaaaaacatatttgtgtGTACCCCTTGTTCTTGAGGGCCGCACATATCGGGCTGCGCTTGTTGACGTCCACATCGCCGCAACTCACGCAGCGCGTCTCTGTCAGGCTGCCTGCACTTAGACACGACGGGTTCATCACACACAATTTATCAACTAATAGTTACTGATAGCAATGACTCAAATTCATTTTTTCAGTCCACCCACCGTGAATCCTAAGCACGTGTTTGGAGCCTGCCTGCTGGTGCAGGTCGTCGATGCACTGCGTGATGACCACCACTTGACGGCCCTCCTTTTTCAGCCGGGCCTCGCACTCCGCTATGGCCAGGTGCGCAGCGTTGGGCTTCTTGCTCAACGCCACCTCTCGCCTGTGATGGTAGAACTCCCAGACACGTGATGGGTAGCGAGAGAAGGCCTCCGGTGAAGCCAGGTCCTGTCAAATCCAACAGATAGATTGGCAGTGGTTTCAATTGACTTCAATGGAAATGAAAGGGAAGCGTAACATCAATCACGTGAAATATGCGACAAATAACCTAACTTTACTGGCTGTGCTGAAAAAAATTTGATGAAAAATTGCTGAGATATATCtgtcttaaataaataaaagcacacAACACACTTGGGACTGCCATTTCCTCCATTTCTCATGTTCACCCCGGAATGTTGGGACCCCGCTCTCAGCGCTTACACCGGCCCCGGTGATGATGGCTATGTGCTGGGCTTTAGAAAAGACCTTTCGGAATTCAGACATGTCTGGAAAACAAGCAAAGAATTCCAAAATTGAATATTGGATGCATAAGAAAAATGACAGCTGTAGGACGGAATTTTACTACTACTCTTAACCAGTCACTGGAACGACACTATGCTAAAATGAACTGAATCAGACAtgcacacataaataaataaacttcacAACATTCTATGACTTTTATAGTGTGTTGCTTTTATGAATAATGAAATATCACAACAAAAACTCTCTCTCCCACTGTACTATATCAAAGTGGCTTCCTGCTACCTGAGCTGGAGCTCGTCTTTTCCGCCAAAGGTCCGCTGGTCGCATGACTGCAATACAAGCGGAGGCCGAGTGACACAATAGCTCGACGCGGAAGCAGCATTGTCACTGAAATAGAGGTCAGAAAGAAAATAGTACATTATACTTTATACAGATTCAAGAGTCAAATAAGGGCAaaggacaataataataatgtcctTAGCATTCACCCAAAAAGTATAGTTGTTGCAGGAAAAGTATAGTTGTTGCAGGTTTGCATGAATATGAACTGTggcaagtaagtaagtaagtaagtaagtaagtaagtaagtaagtaagtaagtaagtaagtaagtaagtaagtaagtaagtaagtaaatagCATATGAATAGGACCATTAACTCAATCTGATGGGTTAATATTTTGGACTGCAATGTGATTTACTCAAACAAATCGCATCTGTTCAGTTTTCACGATAACTGCCGTTTTGCTTTATGGGTGCAGAAAAGCAAACACTCCCTAAATTGTGTCCGAACAGGTTTTACAAGATAAACAACTTGGCTTGTTATATCAACTCTGAAATCTAAAATTCGGCAAATGCAAGAATGGCTTCCAGATACACGTACTGTAGTTTTTACTCGTATTAATGTTGGCGTTGCAATGACTTtcaaaggaaaaacaaacatcGAGTGAGAATAAATGAGATTATTGTACCGTAGTTTGTTTACCTGCCGTTGAAATCTCGCGATGTGTTGATGTACGACGGTCATGCAAATCCTCGCTGTATAAAAAGGAACTGATAAAAACGAGTTCCTTGGAGAAAATGTTGATCGCCTATCGATACAATTAGAGCTTCCGATTATGTTAAAGACGATCCCTCCTGTATTTCAAGAATGTAGTTTAGAATTTAGAAACTTCCCGAGAAGTTACCTTACTTACTACTTTTGTGTCCGTGCAAACAGGAACTTTTTAAAACGTGTTGTTTAAAGGAACTGTTTAACCATAATGGAAAGTTAAAAGATTCTTCGTTGGTTATATGTTCACTTACTTCTATTTTGTAGCTCTTTGGTGTCAACAAACTCGAAAAGCGACCTAAAGGGGTGGCTTGTTTACTTTTCTTGCCTGCCACAAATAACTAACGTAAATCTTAACCTGAGTGTCGTAAAACCCACTTTAGAAACGAGTGGTGGTCGTGGACACGATTTAGACTTTTCATTGCTCATAAGTTCGCGACGCAGTTACCTTGATTTTGTAGTTCTTTGGCAAACGACCGTGCTTGATCGAGTTCAACTCTGCTGGCCACAATTAATAGTCGTAAATCTCATCCAAGTGTCGTGCCGCTTTTAAAAGTCGTAAGGGAGGAGCGAGTGACCTCTGCtgggatttttgttttgtttttcaaataaaaaaacactgtaTTCAAGTTTCCcaatgaacaacaaaaaaaaaaaattgtaaatttttGTACAGCTTTTCTGTTGCTTTTTTCATTCCACAGATTTTATATGTTTCAGATGTTTGCATATGTTTCATCATATGTGTTCTTATTATAACTAAACAGTGATGGTGCTGCTTCTTGATGGAAGATTATATAAATATAGTGGAttattctatctatctatctatctatctatctatctatctatctatctatctatctatctatctatctatctatctatctatctatctatctatctatctatctatctatctatctatctatctatctatctatctatctatctatctatctatctatctatctatccatccatccatccatccatccatccatccatccatccacccatccatctctctctctctctctctctctctctctctctctctctctctctctctctctctctctctctctctctctctctctctctctctctctctctccagctcGCTCTCCTCCaactctctcctcctcctcctcctcttcatcatcgaCATCTTCATCCCAGCGTGGCCGCCACTGTGTTGAAGCTGTGAAGCTCGCCCCAGTCGGCGAGCAATTATCGGCGGGCCCTGGCTCGGGTTGATGGCGACCACACCGGACAGCACTGACCGCCGACTGATCCGCAGATTGCGCTCCAGGAGAGACACCCCCTATTTGGTCGAAGCCCGCTTCTCCTTCAACCTGCGGACAGGTAGGACCATCCTTTTTTACGTTATGTCGTCATGCTGACGATCAAACCCAAACCACATACGCTGATGTATTACTGCTACATTTGGGCTGCGTCCATTCCCCGCGGCGGATGCGACTGAGATGTTACGCAACTTTGTGGACTCATACAGCAAAATGCTGAAGTGAATAGCAGCTTTTTTAATGCTTGGTAATTACTACCAGCGCGATTACGTAAGGAGAAGAGGCGTCAACGTGTCCTGGACTAGCCCCCATGTTGTGCTGTTGGTggtcaaacacacgcacacacacaaatgcattgcTTTTTGATTTTGACCAGCACCCTGCAATGCACTCTTATTATTTATACGTTATGTTTTACAAGGCAGGTCGCATCCCGTTGCTATGGTGACATTttgggtggtgtgtgtgtgtgtgtggcagtcACTAAGCTGTGTTGTTGTACATGCCACATCCATAttgtgctgtcatgtgtcgttaagaccaagatagatagatagatagatagatagatagatagatagatagatagatagatagatagatagatagatagatagatagatagaatgtGCTTATCGCCGCCTCATCTGCAGTTGAGTAAATAAACCTTTTTTCGGGTGAATCAGATGAATGAATCCTTTTTATTTAGAAAGAAAAGGCCTGCACAAACAGACACTTGAGGTCCAAAACACAGCAACCATCGTTGTGCGTGTGAGTTCTATTGAGAGCAGCTTGTTGTGGTTAACATTGTACATTTGTTATCTCTCTCGACTCTACAACAAACCCGTGGAGCATGCGGACGCTACGGGGGCGACGTGTACAACAGCACTGTTGACTCACTTCCACCTGAAGAAGTAGAGCAGAATTTAGCTTGCTTATCGCCAAGGAAACTGAAAGGCTGGTGGGCAAGGTTGTGGCTTTTGGATGAGCTTTGTGTGAGGATTTGTTAGATGGAAGAATAACACTTTCATTTTTACCTAAAAAGAGCTTGGCAAAATAAATACAAGATTCAGACATATGTGGATAACAATTTAGAATGGAAATAGAAGAGGAGGCTTTCATTAGTAGTGTCAAAACTAATATTGTATAACTACGTATATTATAAATCAAACCACAAGGTAAGCAAAGCTGCATTGAGTTTTGTTGGAAGCCCAGATTAGCATTAGCTTCGCTAACAACATTGAGCAAAACTTTCAGTGTATATTACAGATACAGTATGTCAAGAACAGTTTTGAGTTATGGAAAAAAATAGATTACCTAAAAAATATTGGGGTAGAGAGGAAAGCTAAATTCAGTTAGCCAAGCATTGTGCCGTGTTCATCACAACAGGATTGCTGGTAGGAGGCGGCAAGACCAGTTAAGCCTCAAACACGCACATAAACTGACAGTCCAGACTGTTTTAAGTCTTGCATCTTAAAAAATACACATCCATCTTCCCCGCTCGGCTGCGTGCGGGCCTTCTTGTGCTGAATAAAACATAAATCTGGGGAAAATACGAGTAAAAATAGTAATGCAATATCCGAGACtatggagagaaaaagaaatacGATTTCAATAAGAATGGAACTGTGTGCTCCTTTCAGTCTCATTTAACGGCTCTTCTGTGGCACACTTGATGGAAATGGGAACGGCTCCTGACTGTGATGTGCTTCCCACAAGCCAGCCGAGAAATAATaatcctttgtgtgtgtgtgtgtgtgtgttttaccagCAAGCAAGCAGAAAGGAAGCTGCATGACAATATGCTTATGGCTGATATTTATAGTAAGTGTGTGTCAGCTCATTGGGCACAGAGAGGCAAGAAAGCCAATGCAATATTTAAGCAAGTGAGGACAGAGAGAATACTGTAGTGGTGGGCGCCATTGATCCACGGGTCATTATAATTCACCGTTCGTCCTTGTGTGAACAAAAATGAAGTGTGTGAATCTGAGTTTGCTGAGGCGGGAACTTGTTTACGAGTAATAAGACTCTACACTTGTTCCAACTTGTTTTAGTTGTATTTTTAACAGTCTACTGTGATATTATTAATTTGtccagatggggaaaaaaaggaagacATTTATTTGAGGGTGGCATCTATTTGTCAAAGTCTGAATTGGACATCACACATCTTGATTATAATCAAGTTATGCAAGTTCACACATCCACGCAATTatttgcacataaaacaaatgaAGCAGTGTTATTGTAATCAGTCACGCGGTCTTGAACAGAAAGAGAGGCATCCATTAAATGAGTGTGATAAATGTTGAGtggcatttatttattgttgctgTCCCCAGTGCTGCTCTCACTGTTGCTGCATTTCTGCTGAGTAAGTGTCCCTTCAACAAAATACTCCCAAGTCAGTTCAGTCCAAGCTGCAATGCAGCACTCAGCAGTGACTCAGTGTTATCTCTgcagtaaaacacacacacaaaagtaatCATTCCCCAAataatcattttgttttgcacaaaAACCTCACAAATGCCAGATGTGAATGTATATCAATGAATGTGTATGATTGTGGTtgttgtggggggaaaaaaaagtgaggcaACGACAGTGGGGACCGGTCTGTGCATAAAATGGAAGGAGTactactgccctctagtggagtGGAGACAGCAGCAGGGAAGTGAACGTTGAAGTTGAATGTGTGGTTGCTGCCGTCAAACGACTTTGCAATATATGTTTAAATCGGCAGACACGCTGCCAAATATTAAATACGacggtttttttttatttggcgcAGTAAAAATCAGATATTATTGCAGCTGTGATCCAAAATGTTTGGACATTGGCTGGCTGCAAAGATCTCAACCATGGGAAAACGTCTGACGTAACTTGTGTGATCATCACGCACGCACGGAGCCGTTTACATTCGGTTACCGTCttctaatttttttattttttttaatgcaccgGCAGTGGAGTGGAAACATTCACACAATGGATGTTGCAAATCTGCTTGGACGTGGATGCGGTAAGCGGATTCAACATTTAACAGGTAAATTAGAATTTTTTCAGTATTCAAAGGCTATACGGAATTCAAGTTTTCTGTAACGTAATTGGGTCTAATTGACCCCCCTAGATCATTATTGAACAAAAATATACACTTGACCGGAAACCTGTAGTATGTAAAGGACATAAAGGACAGAAATAGCTAAGATGTCTTTGAATTATGTGACTTAATGACGTTTGAAAGCTTCagagaccctttttttttttttacattttttcccCTACAATGGCCCTTTTTTTGTAACCTTACCAAAAATTACTTAAAAGAAATAGAAACTCTATTAAAATATCAGTGGGATGGGAATATTCACGGAATGGATGTAAAGAATGTACACAGTTCAAGGAAAGTATTTAAGTGTTTGTTGAAGTTACTAATATGGCCGCTAGGTGGCAGCATTGTAAAGGCTACTGTATAGAATGAACGGAAACTGATGAACGTGCCACTGCATTAGTTTTGCCCTTATCTTGAAGCAACTCAATGATATTCACAACCACAGGCACTTTTAAACtgcataaaaacaacaacaaaaatgaccACATCATATAAAAGTAGCTTCCCAGTgatgtgttgtttttaaattgaagtactgaactactttttttttctccaaatttgATTTTATTCAGCAAAGCAGCACATTGTGTGGATGAATGCAGGGTGAGAATGACAGATGGGTAGGGAGGGACACAGCGATATGGACAGAAGGAACAGCAGATTTGTGCTAACAGGCTGTCCactcacaacttttttttttcttttcaaataaaaccTGCATCACAACATTGGAAGCCAGTTCAAACCAATTTGGGAGTCTGATCCCTCCCAATGTTTGACACCGATTACACAATTACCCGCAACTGCTGATAAAGTAACACCAAGGCCTATCAGGAATCTTTAATGGGCCTTTCATTTGATCTTAAGCCATTTGAAGTGCTGACCAAGCTCCCAGTGCTGCTTCTCTGGACTTTGATTTGGATGAATCTACTCCCCGGATGCTTGTCTGTTACTCTGCCTGCATTACATTCATGTCGTTTGTCTTTTTTGCAACTCATGAATAAGTCAGGCATTGCAGTGTCCATGGCCTCCGTGGTCAATTGTGGATAATCCCTATTGCTTGCACTCTGATCGTCAAACCATCCCCCTGTCCAATAATTTGGAGATCAACTAGAGTGGCATGGAAACGTGGCATACACAAGTACGATGAAGACCAGAGAACTTTGCATGGACACATCACCAGAGATAGATGTATTGGTTGTTGGAACATAAAAGTAATATTAATACCATTATTGGTAATATGAATGTCAAATCTATTAGTAGCCATGTGGGTCAGGTGTGTGTTGTGATGATGGAACTGGGTCAGTAGCTCACATGAGGACCTTGTAGAATACTGATTGAAAATTGATGTCAATAATTTTCGGATTTCCATTTTGATGGGGCTTGGTCCCTATCATTTGTGAACAGCAACAATTCAGTGTTCCGCTCACGTTATAAAATGATGACAGTATTTTGAATAATTAACAAAGTGAGATAACGAGGAACTGTTTTTGATTGGCCTAATTATCGTCTCTGCAAGCTTGGACGTCTGTATGCGCATGCGCGCGCGCGTCGTTCACGTGACCGGGCATAAAAAGCTTGCACTTGCCTATTAGAGGGCCCGCACGGCTCAGCCAATCAGAGCGACGCGCTGCTTCTCTCCCCGATGGTGGATTAGCCACAATAGGCTCCACCGCAGACTGCAGCGCTGCAACGCCGTCCGTCAAGTCGCACTTGCGCTCCACGTTGCTTCAAGCAGGGCCGGAGCTAGGATGTTCAAGACGGCGCACTACCCGAGCGCGGACCCAGCGCCCACCGCCATGCACGGCGCCTGGTGGCTCGCCGGGCACAACGCGGTGCCCGCCCCCTCAGCGGTGGCCCTGGCCGCGGAGAAGCCCAAGAAAAACGCCTTCAGCCTGGCTAAAATCATGTCCCTGGGCGGAAAGAAAGGCCAGCACGGCGTCGATgcgcacaacaacaacaacaataacacgCCCTTCGCCATCCACTGTCATATCGGCAAGGAAATCAAGCACATTTGCAGCAACTGCAGCCGCGGGAACAACACGCAGGACGGTGAGTGGGCCGGCGGCGGCGTGTGCGTGCACCCCGGGGGGGCCCTGCGGCGCCTACAGACAGGAGGATTCacagtacacacacactttcccccatcttcatcatcatcgtcgtcttaATCGCTCCATGCGTCCACTCGATGTATGCGTGCGCTTTATAACTTCATACTGCATGTTTCCTGTTACtaaacagtaaaaaaataaaattaaaatatatacatagagATGGCTCCTATGAGCTATTTCCAGTTGAGTCTCATGACATCATCTATCAGGCCTCTTGGGATGCAAACAAATGTTTACGTTCATGTCATTTATTATTCATTGTTGGGTGTTGCGGACATACCGAGGCAGCCACAAAAGCATCACCTGCCTTCAAAAACGTGCCATTTATTTTTAGCTCTTTATGGATGAGTAAAAGCACTTTTTCATGCATTTCTGTGTTTAATTTTGCATATACTTTTATGTTTATCCaccataattttttttcagggaatttatttaatctcttatattttttaaattgaattgcATATTTTGTACATATTTAAGCTATTTTAcaccttttttttctgtagcaAAATTTCTCAGCGTTTGAGGAGAACTCAACCTGGGAACAAGtgttctcatttaaaaaaaaaaaaaacaacaacattctgAATCATAAGTTCTTGAATATTGGACTTTTGACAAAAATACTTTGACACCCCAAAATCTTTTTGT is a genomic window containing:
- the LOC125984794 gene encoding NAD-dependent protein deacylase sirtuin-5, mitochondrial isoform X2, which encodes MLLPRRAIVSLGLRLYCSHATSGPLAEKTSSSSDMSEFRKVFSKAQHIAIITGAGVSAESGVPTFRGEHEKWRKWQSQDLASPEAFSRYPSRVWEFYHHRREVALSKKPNAAHLAIAECEARLKKEGRQVVVITQCIDDLHQQAGSKHVLRIHGSLTETRCVSCGDVDVNKRSPICAALKNKGSPDPNVPDANIPVDKLPRCSESDCNGLLRPNVVFFGETLDSHLLTKVEKELEICDLCLVVGTSSIVYPAAMFGPQVASRGVPVAEFNLRATPKSEYFTYHFQGPCGTTLPAALAPHESEGV
- the LOC125984794 gene encoding NAD-dependent protein deacylase sirtuin-5, mitochondrial isoform X1, with amino-acid sequence MTMLLPRRAIVSLGLRLYCSHATSGPLAEKTSSSSDMSEFRKVFSKAQHIAIITGAGVSAESGVPTFRGEHEKWRKWQSQDLASPEAFSRYPSRVWEFYHHRREVALSKKPNAAHLAIAECEARLKKEGRQVVVITQCIDDLHQQAGSKHVLRIHGSLTETRCVSCGDVDVNKRSPICAALKNKGSPDPNVPDANIPVDKLPRCSESDCNGLLRPNVVFFGETLDSHLLTKVEKELEICDLCLVVGTSSIVYPAAMFGPQVASRGVPVAEFNLRATPKSEYFTYHFQGPCGTTLPAALAPHESEGV